In one window of Haloprofundus halophilus DNA:
- a CDS encoding universal stress protein, which yields MSEPNSSSNTSLLAHPVVPVAGVDDAETTARAALPRIAAVGGEMLALYVVEKAGGAPDKASVEQREEVAEEAFSVVRELAAEAGVDVTTRVAYGTDVAGTILDVAADEDASAVVFTPRGGSKWTKLLTGDVASSLVEDADRPVVVLPASK from the coding sequence ATGAGTGAACCGAACTCGTCCAGTAACACGTCGCTGCTCGCCCACCCGGTCGTCCCCGTCGCCGGCGTCGACGACGCCGAGACGACGGCGCGGGCCGCGCTGCCTCGAATCGCGGCGGTCGGCGGGGAGATGCTCGCCCTCTACGTCGTCGAGAAGGCCGGCGGCGCGCCGGACAAGGCCTCCGTCGAACAGCGCGAAGAAGTCGCCGAAGAGGCGTTCTCGGTCGTCCGCGAACTGGCCGCCGAAGCGGGCGTCGACGTGACGACCCGCGTCGCGTACGGGACGGACGTCGCGGGGACGATTCTCGACGTCGCCGCCGACGAAGACGCGTCCGCCGTCGTGTTCACGCCGCGCGGCGGAAGCAAGTGGACGAAACTGCTCACCGGCGACGTCGCCTCCTCGCTCGTCGAGGACGCCGACCGACCCGTCGTCGTCCTTCCCGCCTCGAAGTAA